From a region of the Daphnia pulicaria isolate SC F1-1A chromosome 1, SC_F0-13Bv2, whole genome shotgun sequence genome:
- the LOC124332584 gene encoding GSK3-beta interaction protein-like, whose product MAGHDYDERILNGEEWTVEALAVIHDVKDHVLEIVIADRSVNNDQLIHMNLTTKEKQRYCIELTAQGFRVVGYDYNQTDVSSDDYFETPYALLDKLSPLYRQAFGDSLVSKLLLLHSSRRHSMDNEPQLDD is encoded by the coding sequence ATGGCTGGGCACGATTATGATGAACGAATTCTTAATGGTGAAGAATGGACAGTAGAAGCCCTTGCAGTAATACATGATGTCAAGGACCATGTATTGGAGATAGTTATTGCAGACAGATCTGTCAATAATGATCAATTAATTCACATGAATCTGACTACCAAAGAGAAACAACGTTATTGCATTGAACTGACTGCCCAAGGATTTCGAGTAGTTGGTTATGACTACAATCAAACAGATGTTTCATCCGATGACTACTTTGAAACACCCTACGCTTTACTCGACAAACTTAGTCCTTTGTATCGACAAGCATTTGGAGATTCTCTAGTTTCTAAACTTTTGTTGCTACATTCGTCTCGAAGACATAGCATGGACAACGAACCACAGCTAGATGATTGA